A genome region from Fibrobacter sp. includes the following:
- the cas2 gene encoding CRISPR-associated endonuclease Cas2 yields the protein MKYVIAFDIVDDHRRYRISKILLEYGYRVQKSVFEGFLSRESLDECRKKLLKIIDKGTDSLRFYQMCSGCAEHVEELGNGPVVEQIKY from the coding sequence ATGAAATACGTGATAGCCTTTGATATCGTCGATGACCACAGGAGATACAGGATTTCAAAAATCCTGCTGGAATACGGTTACAGGGTACAGAAATCGGTCTTTGAAGGATTCTTAAGCAGGGAGAGCCTCGACGAATGCAGAAAGAAGCTGCTAAAGATTATAGATAAGGGAACCGATTCCCTCCGTTTCTATCAGATGTGTTCCGGATGCGCGGAGCATGTGGAAGAACTGGGAAACGGGCCGGTCGTGGAACAGATTAAATAT